The following proteins are encoded in a genomic region of Tigriopus californicus strain San Diego chromosome 6, Tcal_SD_v2.1, whole genome shotgun sequence:
- the LOC131881946 gene encoding tyrosine-protein phosphatase non-receptor type 11-like isoform X4, giving the protein MYFAWFHPNLTGIEAEVLLKERGVEASFLARPSQGNPGDFTLSVKARNDEVRHIKIQNTGDFYDLYGGEKFATLSELVQYYTENQGQLREKNGDVIELKFPLNSADPTTERWFHGHLSGKEAEKLLEKGKSGSFLVRESQSKPGDYVFSVRSNDRVTHVKIRYNKGRYDVGGGEPFDSLSDLVEYYKKNPMVEESGTVVHLKQPFNATKINARALVLRVQELQKENGFVPSSGPPGGKAGFWEEFEDLQQQECKHLYSRKEGQKPENKNKNRYKNILPFDHTRVILQDTDGSPGSDYINANRIQTDDDLITNVGPSPFLETTTPLRKKSFIATQGCLPSTRADFWQMTWQENTRVIVMTTKELERMKPKCAKYWPDLDQTESYGKFTVQNVSENASQDYTLREFLVRKEGCLDERTIFHFHFQAWPDHGVPNDPGCVLSFLHDVNAKQNSLEKGSDGPIIVHCSAGIGRTGTFIVIDMIIDQTKWFGLDCEIDIQRTIQMVRSQRSGMVQTEAQYKFVYMAVQHHIDTVEHRLRAEKTSTREYTNIKYSNECNSPFMGPDAFAPLGHFPALSGMSLNTTNAPTSPSATSIIAGSHFANFSGSHPELRCDASRHGSTASETGLPRPPDEIPKQLYHTDGHNDLKSLNPNIGPLPACPPPAPPRK; this is encoded by the exons ATGTATTTTGC GTGGTTCCACCCAAACCTAACTGGAATCGAAGCCGAAGTCTTATTGAAGGAACGAGGCGTGGAAGCCAGTTTCTTGGCACGCCCATCACAAGGAAATCCAGGGGATTTTACACTCTCAGTCAA AGCTAGGAATGACGAGGTTCGGCACATAAAAATCCAGAACACGGGGGATTTTTATGACTTGTATGGTGGAGAGAAGTTTGCCACTCTTTCGGAGTTAGTGCAATATTACACTGAAAACCAAGGCCAACTCCGAGAGAAGAATGGGGATGTCATAGAGCTCAAATTCCCCCTGAACAGTGCTGACCCCACCACCGAAAG ATGGTTTCATGGACATCTTAGTGGCAAGGAGGCGgagaaattgttggaaaagggaaaaagtggAAGCTTCCTAGTCAGAGAGTCTCAATCCAAACCTGGTGATTACGTTTTCTCCGTTCGGTCTAACGACCGAGTCACTCACGTTAAGATTAGATACAAC AAAGGCAGATACGACGTTGGGGGTGGTGAGCCTTTTGATTCCCTGTCAGATTTGGTTGAGTACTACAAGAAGAATCCAATGGTGGAGGAATCCGGCACCGTGGTGCATCTCAAGCAGCCTTTCAACGCCACCAAAATCAACGCTCGTGCCCTTGTCCTCCGCGTCCAAGAgctccaaaaagaaaatggctttgTGCCTTCCAGTGGACCCCCGGGAGGCAAGGCAGGTTTCTGGGAGGAATTTGAAGACCTACAGCAACAGGAATGCAAGCATTTGTACTCAAGGAAGGAGGGCCAGAAGCCggagaacaagaacaagaatcGCTACAAGAACATTCTGCCGT TCGATCATACCCGGGTCATTTTGCAAGACACAGATGGCTCTCCGGGGTCAGATTATATTAATGCCAACCGCATTCAAACGGATGATGACCTCATAACCAACGTGGGCCCTTCGCCGTTCCTGGAAACGACCACACCCCTCCGGAAAAAGTCTTTTATCGCCACTCAAGGTTGCCTTCCTTCCACCCGAGCGGACTTTTGGCAAATGACTTGGCAGGAGAATACACGAGTGATAGTGATGACCACCAAAGAG TTGGAGCGGATGAAGCCCAAATGTGCGAAATATTGGCCGGATTTGGACCAAACGGAGAGCTATGGGAAGTTCACCGTGCAAAATGTGTCTGAAAATGCCTCCCAAGATTACACATTGAGGGAATTCCTTGTCAGAAAAGAGGGCTGTTTGGATGAGCGGACGATATTTCACTTCCATTTCCAG GCTTGGCCAGATCACGGTGTACCCAACGATCCTGGTTGCGTGTTGAGTTTCCTTCATGATGTAAATGCCAAGCAAAATTCATTGGAGAAAGGTTCCGACGGACCCATCATCGTCCATTGCTCGGCGGGAATTGGTCGAACCGGCACATTCATCGTCATTGATATGATTATCGATCAAACTAAGTGGTTTGGACTGGATTGTGAGATTGATATCCAACGAACGATCCAGATGGTCCGAAGCCAAAGGTCGGGGATGGTCCAAACCGAGGCTCAATACAAATTCGTGTATATGGCGGTTCAACATCACATTGACACCGTCGAACATCGATTACGCGCAGAAAAG ACTTCAACCAGAGAGTACACGAACATAAAGTATTCCAATGAGTGCAACTCCCCCTTTATGGGTCCTGACGCATTCGCTCCCTTGGGTCATTTCCCCGCCCTTTCCGGGATGTCGCTCAATACCACCAATGCACCCACCTCGCCCTCGGCCACCTCAATCATAGCTGGAAgccattttgccaatttcagcGGGAGTCACCCTGAATTAAGATGTGACGCAAGCCGTCACGGATCAACAGCATCAGAAACCGGCCTGCCAAG GCCTCCTGATGAGATTCCAAAGCAGCTGTATCATACTGATGGGCACAATGATTTGAAGTCGTTAAACCCAAATATTGGGCCCTTACCCGCATGCCCTCCACCCGCTCCACCTAGGAAATGA
- the LOC131881946 gene encoding tyrosine-protein phosphatase non-receptor type 11-like isoform X2 — protein MSLFPTWIFNNRWFHPNLTGIEAEVLLKERGVEASFLARPSQGNPGDFTLSVKARNDEVRHIKIQNTGDFYDLYGGEKFATLSELVQYYTENQGQLREKNGDVIELKFPLNSADPTTERWFHGHLSGKEAEKLLEKGKSGSFLVRESQSKPGDYVFSVRSNDRVTHVKIRYNKGRYDVGGGEPFDSLSDLVEYYKKNPMVEESGTVVHLKQPFNATKINARALVLRVQELQKENGFVPSSGPPGGKAGFWEEFEDLQQQECKHLYSRKEGQKPENKNKNRYKNILPFDHTRVILQDTDGSPGSDYINANRIQTDDDLITNVGPSPFLETTTPLRKKSFIATQGCLPSTRADFWQMTWQENTRVIVMTTKELERMKPKCAKYWPDLDQTESYGKFTVQNVSENASQDYTLREFLVRKEGCLDERTIFHFHFQAWPDHGVPNDPGCVLSFLHDVNAKQNSLEKGSDGPIIVHCSAGIGRTGTFIVIDMIIDQTKWFGLDCEIDIQRTIQMVRSQRSGMVQTEAQYKFVYMAVQHHIDTVEHRLRAEKTSTREYTNIKYSNECNSPFMGPDAFAPLGHFPALSGMSLNTTNAPTSPSATSIIAGSHFANFSGSHPELRCDASRHGSTASETGLPRPPDEIPKQLYHTDGHNDLKSLNPNIGPLPACPPPAPPRK, from the exons GTGGTTCCACCCAAACCTAACTGGAATCGAAGCCGAAGTCTTATTGAAGGAACGAGGCGTGGAAGCCAGTTTCTTGGCACGCCCATCACAAGGAAATCCAGGGGATTTTACACTCTCAGTCAA AGCTAGGAATGACGAGGTTCGGCACATAAAAATCCAGAACACGGGGGATTTTTATGACTTGTATGGTGGAGAGAAGTTTGCCACTCTTTCGGAGTTAGTGCAATATTACACTGAAAACCAAGGCCAACTCCGAGAGAAGAATGGGGATGTCATAGAGCTCAAATTCCCCCTGAACAGTGCTGACCCCACCACCGAAAG ATGGTTTCATGGACATCTTAGTGGCAAGGAGGCGgagaaattgttggaaaagggaaaaagtggAAGCTTCCTAGTCAGAGAGTCTCAATCCAAACCTGGTGATTACGTTTTCTCCGTTCGGTCTAACGACCGAGTCACTCACGTTAAGATTAGATACAAC AAAGGCAGATACGACGTTGGGGGTGGTGAGCCTTTTGATTCCCTGTCAGATTTGGTTGAGTACTACAAGAAGAATCCAATGGTGGAGGAATCCGGCACCGTGGTGCATCTCAAGCAGCCTTTCAACGCCACCAAAATCAACGCTCGTGCCCTTGTCCTCCGCGTCCAAGAgctccaaaaagaaaatggctttgTGCCTTCCAGTGGACCCCCGGGAGGCAAGGCAGGTTTCTGGGAGGAATTTGAAGACCTACAGCAACAGGAATGCAAGCATTTGTACTCAAGGAAGGAGGGCCAGAAGCCggagaacaagaacaagaatcGCTACAAGAACATTCTGCCGT TCGATCATACCCGGGTCATTTTGCAAGACACAGATGGCTCTCCGGGGTCAGATTATATTAATGCCAACCGCATTCAAACGGATGATGACCTCATAACCAACGTGGGCCCTTCGCCGTTCCTGGAAACGACCACACCCCTCCGGAAAAAGTCTTTTATCGCCACTCAAGGTTGCCTTCCTTCCACCCGAGCGGACTTTTGGCAAATGACTTGGCAGGAGAATACACGAGTGATAGTGATGACCACCAAAGAG TTGGAGCGGATGAAGCCCAAATGTGCGAAATATTGGCCGGATTTGGACCAAACGGAGAGCTATGGGAAGTTCACCGTGCAAAATGTGTCTGAAAATGCCTCCCAAGATTACACATTGAGGGAATTCCTTGTCAGAAAAGAGGGCTGTTTGGATGAGCGGACGATATTTCACTTCCATTTCCAG GCTTGGCCAGATCACGGTGTACCCAACGATCCTGGTTGCGTGTTGAGTTTCCTTCATGATGTAAATGCCAAGCAAAATTCATTGGAGAAAGGTTCCGACGGACCCATCATCGTCCATTGCTCGGCGGGAATTGGTCGAACCGGCACATTCATCGTCATTGATATGATTATCGATCAAACTAAGTGGTTTGGACTGGATTGTGAGATTGATATCCAACGAACGATCCAGATGGTCCGAAGCCAAAGGTCGGGGATGGTCCAAACCGAGGCTCAATACAAATTCGTGTATATGGCGGTTCAACATCACATTGACACCGTCGAACATCGATTACGCGCAGAAAAG ACTTCAACCAGAGAGTACACGAACATAAAGTATTCCAATGAGTGCAACTCCCCCTTTATGGGTCCTGACGCATTCGCTCCCTTGGGTCATTTCCCCGCCCTTTCCGGGATGTCGCTCAATACCACCAATGCACCCACCTCGCCCTCGGCCACCTCAATCATAGCTGGAAgccattttgccaatttcagcGGGAGTCACCCTGAATTAAGATGTGACGCAAGCCGTCACGGATCAACAGCATCAGAAACCGGCCTGCCAAG GCCTCCTGATGAGATTCCAAAGCAGCTGTATCATACTGATGGGCACAATGATTTGAAGTCGTTAAACCCAAATATTGGGCCCTTACCCGCATGCCCTCCACCCGCTCCACCTAGGAAATGA
- the LOC131881946 gene encoding tyrosine-protein phosphatase non-receptor type 11-like isoform X3 → MSARRWFHPNLTGIEAEVLLKERGVEASFLARPSQGNPGDFTLSVKARNDEVRHIKIQNTGDFYDLYGGEKFATLSELVQYYTENQGQLREKNGDVIELKFPLNSADPTTERWFHGHLSGKEAEKLLEKGKSGSFLVRESQSKPGDYVFSVRSNDRVTHVKIRYNKGRYDVGGGEPFDSLSDLVEYYKKNPMVEESGTVVHLKQPFNATKINARALVLRVQELQKENGFVPSSGPPGGKAGFWEEFEDLQQQECKHLYSRKEGQKPENKNKNRYKNILPFDHTRVILQDTDGSPGSDYINANRIQTDDDLITNVGPSPFLETTTPLRKKSFIATQGCLPSTRADFWQMTWQENTRVIVMTTKELERMKPKCAKYWPDLDQTESYGKFTVQNVSENASQDYTLREFLVRKEGCLDERTIFHFHFQAWPDHGVPNDPGCVLSFLHDVNAKQNSLEKGSDGPIIVHCSAGIGRTGTFIVIDMIIDQTKWFGLDCEIDIQRTIQMVRSQRSGMVQTEAQYKFVYMAVQHHIDTVEHRLRAEKTSTREYTNIKYSNECNSPFMGPDAFAPLGHFPALSGMSLNTTNAPTSPSATSIIAGSHFANFSGSHPELRCDASRHGSTASETGLPRPPDEIPKQLYHTDGHNDLKSLNPNIGPLPACPPPAPPRK, encoded by the exons GTGGTTCCACCCAAACCTAACTGGAATCGAAGCCGAAGTCTTATTGAAGGAACGAGGCGTGGAAGCCAGTTTCTTGGCACGCCCATCACAAGGAAATCCAGGGGATTTTACACTCTCAGTCAA AGCTAGGAATGACGAGGTTCGGCACATAAAAATCCAGAACACGGGGGATTTTTATGACTTGTATGGTGGAGAGAAGTTTGCCACTCTTTCGGAGTTAGTGCAATATTACACTGAAAACCAAGGCCAACTCCGAGAGAAGAATGGGGATGTCATAGAGCTCAAATTCCCCCTGAACAGTGCTGACCCCACCACCGAAAG ATGGTTTCATGGACATCTTAGTGGCAAGGAGGCGgagaaattgttggaaaagggaaaaagtggAAGCTTCCTAGTCAGAGAGTCTCAATCCAAACCTGGTGATTACGTTTTCTCCGTTCGGTCTAACGACCGAGTCACTCACGTTAAGATTAGATACAAC AAAGGCAGATACGACGTTGGGGGTGGTGAGCCTTTTGATTCCCTGTCAGATTTGGTTGAGTACTACAAGAAGAATCCAATGGTGGAGGAATCCGGCACCGTGGTGCATCTCAAGCAGCCTTTCAACGCCACCAAAATCAACGCTCGTGCCCTTGTCCTCCGCGTCCAAGAgctccaaaaagaaaatggctttgTGCCTTCCAGTGGACCCCCGGGAGGCAAGGCAGGTTTCTGGGAGGAATTTGAAGACCTACAGCAACAGGAATGCAAGCATTTGTACTCAAGGAAGGAGGGCCAGAAGCCggagaacaagaacaagaatcGCTACAAGAACATTCTGCCGT TCGATCATACCCGGGTCATTTTGCAAGACACAGATGGCTCTCCGGGGTCAGATTATATTAATGCCAACCGCATTCAAACGGATGATGACCTCATAACCAACGTGGGCCCTTCGCCGTTCCTGGAAACGACCACACCCCTCCGGAAAAAGTCTTTTATCGCCACTCAAGGTTGCCTTCCTTCCACCCGAGCGGACTTTTGGCAAATGACTTGGCAGGAGAATACACGAGTGATAGTGATGACCACCAAAGAG TTGGAGCGGATGAAGCCCAAATGTGCGAAATATTGGCCGGATTTGGACCAAACGGAGAGCTATGGGAAGTTCACCGTGCAAAATGTGTCTGAAAATGCCTCCCAAGATTACACATTGAGGGAATTCCTTGTCAGAAAAGAGGGCTGTTTGGATGAGCGGACGATATTTCACTTCCATTTCCAG GCTTGGCCAGATCACGGTGTACCCAACGATCCTGGTTGCGTGTTGAGTTTCCTTCATGATGTAAATGCCAAGCAAAATTCATTGGAGAAAGGTTCCGACGGACCCATCATCGTCCATTGCTCGGCGGGAATTGGTCGAACCGGCACATTCATCGTCATTGATATGATTATCGATCAAACTAAGTGGTTTGGACTGGATTGTGAGATTGATATCCAACGAACGATCCAGATGGTCCGAAGCCAAAGGTCGGGGATGGTCCAAACCGAGGCTCAATACAAATTCGTGTATATGGCGGTTCAACATCACATTGACACCGTCGAACATCGATTACGCGCAGAAAAG ACTTCAACCAGAGAGTACACGAACATAAAGTATTCCAATGAGTGCAACTCCCCCTTTATGGGTCCTGACGCATTCGCTCCCTTGGGTCATTTCCCCGCCCTTTCCGGGATGTCGCTCAATACCACCAATGCACCCACCTCGCCCTCGGCCACCTCAATCATAGCTGGAAgccattttgccaatttcagcGGGAGTCACCCTGAATTAAGATGTGACGCAAGCCGTCACGGATCAACAGCATCAGAAACCGGCCTGCCAAG GCCTCCTGATGAGATTCCAAAGCAGCTGTATCATACTGATGGGCACAATGATTTGAAGTCGTTAAACCCAAATATTGGGCCCTTACCCGCATGCCCTCCACCCGCTCCACCTAGGAAATGA